In Gymnogyps californianus isolate 813 chromosome 1, ASM1813914v2, whole genome shotgun sequence, the following are encoded in one genomic region:
- the EFNB2 gene encoding ephrin-B2 isoform X1 yields the protein MAARRRDASAWKYCWGVVMVLCRTALARSIVLDPIYWNSSNPKFLPGQGLVLYPQIGDKLDIICPKVDSKTVGQYEYYKVYMVDKDQADSCAIKKDNTPLLNCAKPDQDVKFTIKFQEFSPNLWGLEFQKNKDYYVISTSNGSLEGLDNQEGGVCQTKTMKILMKVGQDPNSAGLPRHTDPTKRPEQEAGTNGKSSTTSPFVKDHSGSSTDGSKAGHSSILGSEVALFAGIASGCIIFIVIIITLVVLLLKYRRRHRKHSPQHTTTLSLSTLATPKRSGNNNGSEPSDIIIPLRTADSVFCPHYEKVSGDYGHPVYIVQEMPPQSPANIYYKV from the exons ATGGCAGCGCGGAGGCGAGACGCCTCCGCCTGGAAGTACTGTTGGGGAGTCGTGATGGTTTTATGCAGAACTGCACTGGCGAGGTCCATCGTTTTAGACCCCATATATTGGAATTCCTCCAACCCCAA attCCTTCCTGGACAAGGATTGGTACTATATCCACAGATAGGAGACAAACTGGATATTATATGCCCAAAAGTGGACTCTAAAACTGTTGGCCAGTATGAATATTATAAGGTCTACATGGTTGATAAAGACCAAGCAGATAGCTGTGCTATTAAAAAGGACAATACACCTCTACTCAACTGTGCCAAGCCAGATCAAGACGTTAAGTTTACCATCAAGTTTCAAGAGTTCAGTCCCAATCTCTGGGGCCTGgaatttcagaagaacaaagatTATTACGTCATAT caaCATCAAATGGGTCTTTGGAGGGCCTGGATAACCAGGAGGGAGGGGTGTGCCAGACAAAAACCATGAAGATCCTCATGAAAGTTGGACAAG ATCCCAACTcggcggggctgccccggcacACGGATCCCACCAAGCGCCCCGAGCAGGAAGCTGGCACCAACGGGAAGAGTTCCACCACCAGCCCCTTTGTGAAGGACCACTCAG GATCTAGCACAGATGGCAGTAAGGCTGGGCATTCCAGTATACTGGGTTCAGAGGTGGCCTTATTTGCAGGGATTGCATCAGGGTGCATCATTTTCATCGTCATCATCATCACTTTGGTGGTTCTTTTGTTGAAGTACCGGAGAAGACACAGGAAGCATTCCCCGCAACACACGACAACTCTCTCACTTAGTACGTTAGCCACCCCAAAACGCAGTGGCAACAACAATGGTTCTGAGCCCAGTGACATTATCATTCCTCTAAGGACTGCAGACAGTGTCTTTTGCCCCCACTATGAAAAGGTCAGCGGCGACTATGGACATCCGGTGTACATAGTTCAAGAGATGCCTCCTCAGAGTCCAGCAAACATTTATTACAAGGTCTGA
- the EFNB2 gene encoding ephrin-B2 isoform X2, whose protein sequence is MAARRRDASAWKYCWGVVMVLCRTALARSIVLDPIYWNSSNPKFLPGQGLVLYPQIGDKLDIICPKVDSKTVGQYEYYKVYMVDKDQADSCAIKKDNTPLLNCAKPDQDVKFTIKFQEFSPNLWGLEFQKNKDYYVIYPNSAGLPRHTDPTKRPEQEAGTNGKSSTTSPFVKDHSGSSTDGSKAGHSSILGSEVALFAGIASGCIIFIVIIITLVVLLLKYRRRHRKHSPQHTTTLSLSTLATPKRSGNNNGSEPSDIIIPLRTADSVFCPHYEKVSGDYGHPVYIVQEMPPQSPANIYYKV, encoded by the exons ATGGCAGCGCGGAGGCGAGACGCCTCCGCCTGGAAGTACTGTTGGGGAGTCGTGATGGTTTTATGCAGAACTGCACTGGCGAGGTCCATCGTTTTAGACCCCATATATTGGAATTCCTCCAACCCCAA attCCTTCCTGGACAAGGATTGGTACTATATCCACAGATAGGAGACAAACTGGATATTATATGCCCAAAAGTGGACTCTAAAACTGTTGGCCAGTATGAATATTATAAGGTCTACATGGTTGATAAAGACCAAGCAGATAGCTGTGCTATTAAAAAGGACAATACACCTCTACTCAACTGTGCCAAGCCAGATCAAGACGTTAAGTTTACCATCAAGTTTCAAGAGTTCAGTCCCAATCTCTGGGGCCTGgaatttcagaagaacaaagatTATTACGTCATAT ATCCCAACTcggcggggctgccccggcacACGGATCCCACCAAGCGCCCCGAGCAGGAAGCTGGCACCAACGGGAAGAGTTCCACCACCAGCCCCTTTGTGAAGGACCACTCAG GATCTAGCACAGATGGCAGTAAGGCTGGGCATTCCAGTATACTGGGTTCAGAGGTGGCCTTATTTGCAGGGATTGCATCAGGGTGCATCATTTTCATCGTCATCATCATCACTTTGGTGGTTCTTTTGTTGAAGTACCGGAGAAGACACAGGAAGCATTCCCCGCAACACACGACAACTCTCTCACTTAGTACGTTAGCCACCCCAAAACGCAGTGGCAACAACAATGGTTCTGAGCCCAGTGACATTATCATTCCTCTAAGGACTGCAGACAGTGTCTTTTGCCCCCACTATGAAAAGGTCAGCGGCGACTATGGACATCCGGTGTACATAGTTCAAGAGATGCCTCCTCAGAGTCCAGCAAACATTTATTACAAGGTCTGA
- the EFNB2 gene encoding ephrin-B2 isoform X3 has protein sequence MAARRRDASAWKYCWGVVMVLCRTALARSIVLDPIYWNSSNPKFLPGQGLVLYPQIGDKLDIICPKVDSKTVGQYEYYKVYMVDKDQADSCAIKKDNTPLLNCAKPDQDVKFTIKFQEFSPNLWGLEFQKNKDYYVISTSNGSLEGLDNQEGGVCQTKTMKILMKVGQGSSTDGSKAGHSSILGSEVALFAGIASGCIIFIVIIITLVVLLLKYRRRHRKHSPQHTTTLSLSTLATPKRSGNNNGSEPSDIIIPLRTADSVFCPHYEKVSGDYGHPVYIVQEMPPQSPANIYYKV, from the exons ATGGCAGCGCGGAGGCGAGACGCCTCCGCCTGGAAGTACTGTTGGGGAGTCGTGATGGTTTTATGCAGAACTGCACTGGCGAGGTCCATCGTTTTAGACCCCATATATTGGAATTCCTCCAACCCCAA attCCTTCCTGGACAAGGATTGGTACTATATCCACAGATAGGAGACAAACTGGATATTATATGCCCAAAAGTGGACTCTAAAACTGTTGGCCAGTATGAATATTATAAGGTCTACATGGTTGATAAAGACCAAGCAGATAGCTGTGCTATTAAAAAGGACAATACACCTCTACTCAACTGTGCCAAGCCAGATCAAGACGTTAAGTTTACCATCAAGTTTCAAGAGTTCAGTCCCAATCTCTGGGGCCTGgaatttcagaagaacaaagatTATTACGTCATAT caaCATCAAATGGGTCTTTGGAGGGCCTGGATAACCAGGAGGGAGGGGTGTGCCAGACAAAAACCATGAAGATCCTCATGAAAGTTGGACAAG GATCTAGCACAGATGGCAGTAAGGCTGGGCATTCCAGTATACTGGGTTCAGAGGTGGCCTTATTTGCAGGGATTGCATCAGGGTGCATCATTTTCATCGTCATCATCATCACTTTGGTGGTTCTTTTGTTGAAGTACCGGAGAAGACACAGGAAGCATTCCCCGCAACACACGACAACTCTCTCACTTAGTACGTTAGCCACCCCAAAACGCAGTGGCAACAACAATGGTTCTGAGCCCAGTGACATTATCATTCCTCTAAGGACTGCAGACAGTGTCTTTTGCCCCCACTATGAAAAGGTCAGCGGCGACTATGGACATCCGGTGTACATAGTTCAAGAGATGCCTCCTCAGAGTCCAGCAAACATTTATTACAAGGTCTGA